Genomic window (Rutidosis leptorrhynchoides isolate AG116_Rl617_1_P2 unplaced genomic scaffold, CSIRO_AGI_Rlap_v1 contig487, whole genome shotgun sequence):
ACAAGAATAAAATCACCGTTTATGCTAATCGAAAATGAAATCAAAAAAAGAGAGAACTCTcttatcaaaaaaaaaaagaaaagaaaagaaaaggcaAACGGCAGTCTCAGCATATATCAGTCTTATCATAAATCCTCACCACAAACTTACTAAGGGACCGAAAACAAACAATATTGAGCTAAGAGATCTTCCTATGCTTTTTACTTTGGTGGTGGACCGGATTTTCAGCAGTTGCAATGGTCTCCTTCGAGTCACACTTCTTCCAATTCGTCTTGTTCTGACAAAAGTTCCCACATAGCTTGTTTAGCAGCGACATGTAATGCAACGTGCTCTTCCTCAGCCGAGTTGAGTGCAACAATATTCTGTTTCATTACTTCATAGAATTTCCAAACAAACACACCAGAATGAAATGAGCAGCAATAGCTTtatctatttttttatatataatttcaataataataagagAATACAACTGTTGGTTGTAAATTTCGACTACAATTTACTCATGCCTGTAGCTTCTCCTCCCAAATTAGCATCGCATAAAACTGTTAGAGTCTTACTTGCACCTCTTGCAAACATTATATACCACATTTAACAATTCTTTGAACATATTTCATGATTCCTTTAGCACAGTTTACATAGACAACATTATGATTTTCCAAAAAGCAAGCAAGCACATTTATAGCATACATTAAGTAGGGATTAGAAGCACTAAGATATAGGAAAGATCCGAGTAGACTCTTAAAAGGGCTAGCTAGCTAGAAATCTACTTTTTCACTAGCCTGCTCCTCTTGTAGCTTCCTCTCCATTGGAGTAGACACACGAGGAAAGTAGGTTCGTTTTTAATCCTTTGTGTTGCAGCTTATGGGATGACTATCATCATAAAAAAGCTTATGGGATGACAAACACTTGTTCATTACTTGCTCTCTTTACAACTGCTATGAAGTAGGATTGGTCTAGTTGAATCTATTGGATGGAAATCCTGTTCCTGGAAGGCTTATAATGAAGTCACCATTAATTACAAAGGATGTTTGCATAATGATTACTGATAAGTAATCTTATGAAGTATTGGTTCTCTCTTTGTACCAGCTGCTGCCTCAATATTTTATCAAGTATCAGCTTGCAAGTGGCGAGGCGAAATAGACGAGATATTGGGGAACTGAAGATAAATGCATGATATAGTTGTCAAAGGTAAAAGAAAGGACATTGAAGCTCACAAAATGAAATATGACAAATATAATGGCATGAGTTAAATATAATGGAGAGATGGTTTTACGGATGCTAAAGAGTTGTCCGACATGGAAATATTTTTGAAGAAGGAATCGTGTAAAATAGCGAAGGTTGAAGCTAATCAAGTTCTGATGAATACTAATGCACAATGAAATGGAAGCTAACTTCCAGGCCTAATGCTATTCATCAATTTCAATAAAGTATGCTAGCATTGAATAGATAATCATAATAGGAAGAAAGACTGTCTTTAGATAAGGACTGGTTGTAATTTTATAGGATTGTCTTTAAATTTTGTACGAATATTGCACATGATGTTTTTGCTATATGGCGTAGCTGAAATTTCGAAGCTTGTGGGGTTGAACAATATAATTATATTTCATTAAAATAAAAATTACGATAAATTTTCATTGCGTGATTTCACGTCTTGACAACGATGCATAATATCCATGTTATTTATAGTATCAATAGGAATGGATGCAAAAACGAACGTCAGGTATGCCAAACAACGATGATAAATTTAAATTTTCAATGTTATGGTTATCAAGGAAGATTTTTGATTATGTCGCACCACAAACTTTTCGAatgatatataatattattataagataaattatcaaaattagataatgtaattaatatttaaatagttaaacaaatatttttttaatgatgtgtacatatattttttaatataagaTTTGATTACAATTTTCAAGAAATTGTATAACTTTTTTGGTTAAAATAAAAAAGAATGAATGCGTTGTAGGGGAGTGTGGAACACATGATCTCTTAGGTCTAGAATTTGGCATTAACCAATAAATCAAGTTTGTctaattattttcaatatatatttatgaGTCAATATTAATTTCGTATATATAATCTGGTCCTTACGAAATTTATTTTTCTACTTTAGTCCTTATTATTAAATAGTCTAAAGAAAAGTTAAAAAATATGCATTTTGTAGAGGAAGACATTAACCACCAAATCAAGTGTTTTATTTGAATCATGTGGGATCATAATATATGTAATGTATTCGTATATTATTTTTTTCGACAAAATATAAACTCGAAAGGTATTACGCCGAAAACCTGTGGGGTCGGATGACCTCCCAGGTTCTTAGGGAAATCCGCCCCTGTCCTTTTTACTCACTTGGGGGATGAGGTGTTGTGGTGAAAATAGTTTTGGTTGAAACAATATACTAACACTAAAAGTTAAAACACAAAATTATTTTTCAAGGCCTCCATAGGATCCAAATTAAGTTCAAAAATTTAGACCACAATAGGACCTACCAAAAATGATACATACTAACAATTGAAAGTTGAAACCAGCATGAACTTGTTCACCAACCACCACTAAGACGCAAGACAAGGTGAAACCAACATGAACTTGAGTACAACAGGACTCTTTCTAAATGTTGTAATTAATCAGCCAAGGTCCTTCCATCTTCCAATTGCTTCCCAGTGCAGATGAACCTCTCTGCTGGTCTGGTGGATCAATTCCCTCCTTAATTACCCTGAATCTTAGCTTTAACATCGTCGATGGTGTCACTGCTCTCTACCTCTAGAGTGATCGTCTTCCCCATAATTAAGTGCATACCTCCACGAGAAGGCTCAGAACAAGACCCCTTATGGATACTGTAATTGGCCAAGGTACGGTAGTTCTCTAGCTGCTTTCTGGCAATGATAAGATGCTGCTGGATCGATGGGAAGACATAAGGGTGTAGACATCTAAGTTTGAACACCAATGAGACAATGACATGTCATAATTGAAGTTCAAAGACTCGTCAACAAAGTTAAAATTTGAATTAAAGTGGGTTAATAATCCGCCCTAAGACAAAACTTAAAAATTGTAGCCCTAATTCTTAAATTTTCGACGCCGTAAGAATCAAGTGAATCGAAATTTAGAAGCTCAAGATTGTTGGAGTGGATTGTCTCAAGGAGCTTGAGACCTTGGAAGAATTGAACAATGTAGCTGAAATGAAGAAGAGAATCTACACCAATGGTAGCTTGAGAAAGACGAAACCAAGTTTGAAGAAGAAGAAAGCTGAGAAGAAAAAGACAATAAAGACAATGGTGATCGAGAAGATGATTCTGAAGATGTTAATGAAGTTTATGAAGATTAAAGAATCAAAACTATGCCTTGAATAATTCAACAGAGAAGAAGATGTGGATTTCTGCAGAAAGGATGATGGTGCACATCGTCAGAACTTCAAGGACCTTGGTGTACTTTCTGGAAACGTTAAGAGTCAGTTTGAAGAAAACAAAGATCGCTTCCCACCGGTCGGAGGACGCAATGTCGGAGGTCAGGATGCAGATGAACAGATTCAGGACGTCGTTGTGAGTAACGACATATCTTTCAATTGACCTGAGGTTTCTTCTGTCAAAAATCCCTCTTTGACAAAGAATCCAAGTGATCATATGAAAACCAAGCACATAAAAGTCAAGTTCCATTTTGTGAGGGACTTAGTAGAAAAGGAAGCTGTCAAGATTGTGTTCTGCAGAACTCAGTTTCAAATTATTGATGTATTTACCAAGCCACTACAGAAATAGAGATTTGACTTCTTAGTGAAGATGATAGTCCTACTCAACAAAGGAGGAGCTGTTGGAGTGGCTTGTTTCATGTAACCTGCATTCCAAGAGATGATTGAAGGCTTGGTTTGTGAGAAAGAAAAGAAAGTAAAGAAGAAGAAGGTTTGCAGAAACTTGCAAGTGAAAAAATTCAAGTCTCAAGTGGATAATGCTGTCAAAGTTACAATCAATGCATTTGTTAAACCTCTTCTGAATAGTTTGTATGTATCTAAGTTAAAAGGAATCAAGATTGGGTTGATTGAGAGTGATGCAGGGAAGATCAAAGAAGATAAAGATGGTTTGTCTGTCGAGGAAGAAATGGCACACTGGAAAAGGTGGAGGACCTTGGTGTCTGTGCAAGAAAAGTTAGGGACGCTGCTGGAGTTTCTGAAACTTTCGAAGTCGGAATGCAATTGACATTGCTCAACCTGGAAGACGATTTGGCGGACCACCGGACCTATACCAATCGACTCAGGACAACCTCAGCTACAATGACATTACTGATAATTCACCTATAATTCTCTCAGATGAAAATGCCTAAATCGAGCTAGGGTTTCTGCTACGGTGTTTTTCTAGGGTTTTTTGGGTTTTATGCTTTCGCATAGAATAAATTAAAGTTTAGCTATTTTTAGCTATTATTGATGGATTTTATTGATTCGAAAGCTCATTTAGCGTTGACTTGATGCTTTGAATTCAATAGTAAAGTCAATTTTAGAAATTAAACAGTAATGAAGAAATGCTCGATCGATCTGAGTTCTGAGTTTTTGCTGCTAAAATTGGGAGAATCGTATGATGGTTACTTTTCTTGTTCCTTTTAATTCAAACAAGCCACATTGTGTATTTTGAAGTTGTTGTGAAGGTTTCTATAAGATTAGAACATCAGATGATGAAAATGGCCATTGTACTTAGTTATTTCTACAAAAGTTCAAAACAAGTCAAGTAGTCATTTTAATTTCCAGTTGTTAGAATGAAAAAGTAGTTTTACAAAATCATCAAGGAAGGTATTTAGAATGTTTATGCAATGGTTGCTGTCATTCATCTTGTTAGAATTAAAAGTCAACTTCAGAGTCAATTCTCGAGCATTTTGCAAGTTCGATATGTTTCTGAGAAAGAAGAAAGTTCTACTGTAATTTTTTACCCGTTTTACTTTACGAGAAGAGTAAAATTCGAAGAGAAGTGAAGAGCAAGAAAAAGTTAAGCTGTGGCTGGTCTTTTGTCATTTTCTGCAATTTAGTTTTGTAAAACCATTAGTGATTTAGTTCTTGCTTTTGCTTTTTAGAATACTTTCTCatttttagaaattatgtaattcGAACTTATGACGTCTAGGTTAGTTAGAGATCACTATAAAAAATCTCTAACTTTCCCTTCTCGTCCCTTATGTGCTTTGAATGAAATTTCAGATTAAcacaagtttcaagttcatcatttTTCTTTACAGTTTCAAATAATCCTTTTAATTTTTGGTTGTATTGGTAATAGAGAGTTAACCTTAGTAGTTAAATCGAACTTAAATTAACTTTTTAGGATCCAAACACATTAGATATCGACGATTAGCCTCAAATTTAATTCAAACTTTAGCACAAATATGATTATCATTAGCTCGGTTACAAGTATTCAATTTTGTTTTCATTAATTTTGCTTAGTTTACTAGCTTTCTGATCATTAGATCTTGTGATTCGCCTCGATTAGGATCACACGGTCGACCATCAATATATACATGAGTGACCATAGAACATTTGCACGTCCACATCATTCTTGATAGTGTCCATTAATTTTTCTCAAGATCCCCTCTACTTTAATTATAGTTTCCCTCAAGTTGGCTTGATTGAAAAATAAGAATCTACTAAAGAAAACCTTGGTGGCagtattttattttttaaatcagATTAAAAATTAATTAGTACCCTTATGATATCAAATTAGAAGAATATGTGCTTGAGAACACATGATTTTTGTGTTGATTTAAGAAAAGGAAACAAGTGTACAAACTAATTGAATTATGAGTTAACTATGCAATTAATGTTTGAACTATCATTAGTCTTTTGCTGACAGAATAGAACAACCTTCTTATAAATCTTCACATAGATCGAAACACCATACGCTAAATTTTTTCAGGTGTTCAATTACATAAGTTAGGAAGAGGGTCTGGTACTTGTAATCAAATGCATATAATATTAGACAAGGCCGGAATAATAAAGAAGAGGGATCATTCGTTTTCAGAGAGATTCCTGGATCTATTATGTAAGATCACTGTAAAAGATTCGTGTCATTTGGCTTAGTCATGAAGCTATACTTAGATTTTGAATGAAATTATTAATTGTTGGGTATTGATGCAGCGACTTTGTAGTGTTTCAAACTCCGAAGTATCTTCCAATTGCACACCCTTTGAAAGAAACtcgaataattaaaaaaaaaaaaaggcttaaAGGTGTATTATACATCACATCCAGGAACAGACCAAACCCCTAAGAGAAGATTTGATAGGTTCCTGTACTGAAAACGCACAAGGTAAATGGACATTAACTTCAGTTATGCTTACAATGGCATTTGGATGATAGAGAAATGCACCAGAGAGCTTAATTTAGACAAGAACCTATATATGCTATGAAGGTTAATTAGAGCTTAACGAAATTTTACATATATGAACAAAACTAAAAAATGGAATTCTAATTAGCCTGTCAGATATGCTTGCCCATGTTCATAGCATGAAAGTAATTGATCACTGGGGACAGCTTACTCTCTTCTTGTTCATCTTCTTCGGTGTTCCATAGTGAGTCTAAGCTATATTCCCATGTAGGAGAAGCCATGAAAGTGCCATTGCAAACTGGTTGAATGGTGTTTTGTTCTGACATGGCAATATCTTTCCATATATCATCCATTGAGTAATATCCTGTGTCAATTTCTTCCACTGCGTCAAACTTTTGTCTGGCGGGTTCGATCATCTGTGAACCTCCAGTGTCGTAGAAGCTCGAATTTCCAGTATTTTGGCAGGGGAATGAGAAATCCACTGATGTTATGGTAGATGATGAGGAAGAGCTGTTGGAAGATGGAGACGATGGAGACGACGACATAGATCGTTTCTTCTCTTGAGCCGTCTTCCTCATGTGGGTTCTCCAATAGTTCTTTATCTCATTATCTGTCCTCCCAGGTAATTTCCGGGCAATTCTTGACCATCTGCTTATGAAATATATTTTTCCAGAGTTAGCAAATGCTAGAATAAGTGATCAAACTTAATCTCTCAAGCATAACATGGAGAATTCAAAGAAATTCAAGTGTTTTTATGGTAAAAATAACAGGCAAAGGCAATCACAAACCTGTTTCCCCATTTGGAGTGAAGCTCGAGAACGAGTTTTTCTTCATGAGAGGTCATCTTCCCTCTTTTAAGACCAGGATGAAGGTAATTAACCCACCTTAATCTGCAACTTTTTCCTGTTCTGTTCAAACCTGCAAAAAAAAATCAAGTGGTTAAAGGAAAAGCTCCTtgaaaaaacactttcattctcaaAACAATCCTATACCTATTATTTGTCTCCCTCCACCTTCAAACCTGAAACCTTTGCTATGGAATCCCATCGTCGATCACCAAAAACTTGCACGAAGCTCACCAGTCGTAGATCCTCTTGTTCTGTCCATGGTCCCTTTCTTGTTTCTTCTTGCACCATTTTCATTTTATCTCTCTCCAATTTTATTTTTCCTATTGTTATGTGAACTTTGTCTGTCTACTTGCTTATGGAATCTAAGAAAACactaccattatatatatatgagCCGGTCCCATCCTTTTGCTATAATACAGAAATGATTGTGAAATCAGTACCCTACAAATGTAGTGTTGTGCGCATGCTGGTTTCGAGATAGGCCATTTTGTGCATATAACGTCAGCCATTacaaatatataaattaagaaaaCAAAGTAATAGCTAGCTTGATATGTGGATGTAACTTTCATATCTCCTGTTGATTGTTTATAACTAAAAAAAAGGCAGATACAAAAGTTTGCCTATGACATGAATCGATAAAGGGGAATAAGTTATTAATTAGAAGACGCCAGATCTTCTTTTTCTTTTATCTTAGCTAGTTTCAGGAAATGGTATATATAGTATTTGACCCTCAACTTTAGCAAAGGCCATTATTATGTAGAAGCTAATTTAAGTAAAAGGTATAGAAAAAGAAGAATAAGACAAATTGAGAAAAGATGGGAATTGAGAATGGAACTGTGGAAGAGTCATATTACTATATTAGTGGTTTGTCTTCATTCTTTTAACTATACTGTGACAATTGAAAGAGATATTCTTCTTAACAAATATATTGTTTAATTCTTGATTCACTTTTGTGCTTATCAAGGGAGTATAAGTGATTTGCCAGGCCTTAAAGGGGAATAGCGTTGGACTGTACGTACAACAACATTAATTAAGGGAAGAATAAACTATAAACTTGTTTTCAATTATGACTTCTCGAATTCTCCTCGGCTCGGTTGTAATTAACAAACGTGTTTCATTATTCTTGCCCTCAAGTAATTTATCATTTTAAGGCCAAAGTCGTGAGACCATCTTAGTAGAATTGTTTAGCATGCATATTAGATACATCATTTAAGATCATACAACATTTTACTTTAGAAGTATTGATCATATGTTTTATGCAGATGCATAATGATAGGATCTTAAATGTTGACGTACAATTTTGATAACCATTAATCTTGCTGCAATTGTTTGAACTGCTAGCTATATAGTATTCCATCCGTCCATGTTTAATTTGTCATATTTTGGGGTTTTGATAGAATTAAATAATGTAATGATATTTATAGATGTAAATGACTGAAAATACccttataaagtaataattattccTGTTTTATTTGATTATGAGAGTATAATGAAAAAATTAGTGAAAATTATCTCTAAACTTACTATATGATAATTATTTATGGACAATATAAAATAATGAAACTTGTGTCAATTTTTCGGATGGAGTACAGGAGTAGTATGCTTTTCTGGCATCTTGGCAAATTTCCGGGATGATGTCTGCAACACGGTAATTTCTTGCCCGGCTGTTTTATCTTCTTCTGAATACCAGGTAAACGTTAAATACATGTCCGACATCTCCTACTTCTTAGTTTCTTGCACGAACACTATAGAAACTCGAGGATGTTGAACTTAAGAGTACACTATGAGCATTACTTGTGGTGACCTAATTATGATGATGTATATGAAATATTATTGTTCTGCAGATGTTTGGAGTCCCAAGTAATTAACACCACAATGCATATGGTTAACACTGATGCCACGATACTGTGTCTTGCTCATTTTTGTACTACTATGAAATTGATAGACTGTAATGAATCGATCTCCACAATAAGAGAGACAGCACAAACACAATTCAATAACAACTAATTAGTTCTAATAACTTGCAGATAAAGAAAATTCAATCTACAAAAACTAAATCGATGATTTTTGCTTCCATGACATAGATTTGATGATTAATACTAAAACATGGATTTTCTCACCGAGTTTGGGGTTGGAAATCCTAAATAAAGCTAAGGTTTGGTCCATTTAAGTGATCTTAAGTACCAAAATGCATAAAGGTTTTTTTAAAACTGATAAAAATAGTGAAGAACTTGATTGCTTTTCTCTGATTTTTCATTCACAACTCATAAAGAATAAAGTTGAGATTAAGAGACTTCATATATCAGTCTCATACAACCCTAGACGCCATTAATCTAATTACAATAACGGGAAGTTGAAATTAGAGGATATTTCTTACAAAATCAGACAAAGAAAAGCAAAACAGCTAGTGGTTTTTGGGACCACAACCTGAAAAAACGCCACATAGCTCTATCAATCCGTATTTCTTGAGCACCacttctcttcttttctttttaTCTTTACTAGAAGGTAATTGGCAACTTTGATGCAGTAAAACTTCATTTCTTCTTCAAATCTGCAGGTTAGGCTTAAAAGCTTCAAAAGTTTGACTTTGGAGTTGACTTGTTGTTGCATCCATGATAGATGATTCCAACCAGAAAGTTTCTAAATAAGCTAACAAATGATTCTGAATAACTACTTCTTCATAAATTTGACTAGAAAGTAAAATAGCTACATGACT
Coding sequences:
- the LOC139883990 gene encoding transcription factor MYB59-like — encoded protein: MKMVQEETRKGPWTEQEDLRLVSFVQVFGDRRWDSIAKVSGLNRTGKSCRLRWVNYLHPGLKRGKMTSHEEKLVLELHSKWGNRWSRIARKLPGRTDNEIKNYWRTHMRKTAQEKKRSMSSSPSSPSSNSSSSSSTITSVDFSFPCQNTGNSSFYDTGGSQMIEPARQKFDAVEEIDTGYYSMDDIWKDIAMSEQNTIQPVCNGTFMASPTWEYSLDSLWNTEEDEQEESKLSPVINYFHAMNMGKHI